The Bacillota bacterium nucleotide sequence TCGTCCAGGCGAAGAAGAAAACCTAGGAACAGGAAAACGGTTCCTCCTACTGCTATGTCAAGGCATACGCGGGTAAGAAGCGGGAAGAAACCTCCGGCAAAATGCCCCGCGAGGCATCCGTCGAGCAGGTAAACGGCCAAGCCCATGATGACGGACACCGTAGTCGTTCCTGCAACAAAGGGGAAGAAAGAACTGCCGAATAACCCCGGGAGGCGCCGCTTAAGAATCCAGGAAAGGACGAACATGTTAAGCAGCGCGGTAAGCGAGGTTGCCAGCGCCAGCCCGGCGTGCTGTAAAAATCGGATAAGCAAAATATTGAATAAAAACTTTACCACAAGCGTGGATGCCAATACGAGAAACGGGGTGCGGGTGTCCTGCATGGCAAAAAAGCCGCGTGTCAAGGGCAGGTTTAAGCAAGAGCCCGCAAAACCCACGGAATAAAAAAGAAGGGCGAAAGCGGTCATTTGCGTGGCATGCGCATCGAAGGCGCCGCGTTGGTAGAGCAAAGCCACCACCGGTTCACGCAGAACTATGAGACCTACCGTTCCCGGGATTCCCAGCAGGAGGACCATTTTTATGGCGCGCTGTAAGATAGCCGCCATATCCCCTCTCTTTTCGCCGGCCATCATGTGGCTTAATGTCGGGAAGACTGCGGTGGTTATCGCGGTTACAAAAAGGCCCTGGGGGATGCTAATCAGTTTATTGGCGAAACTTAAGGATGAGATGCTCCCTTCAATTAAACCGGAAGCCAGGCGCCAGTCAACCATTGTATAAATCATACCGACACTGGAGGACAGCATGACCGGCAGGACCATTGTCAGCACGCGGCGCAACCCGGGATCGCGCAGGTTGAAATATAAGGAATAGCGGAAATTCATCGAACGAAGCGCTGGGATCTGTATTAACATATAAATGACACTTCCGGCCATAGCGCCCAGCGTAAGTCCGTAAACACCATAATATTTACCTGCCAGCAAGGCCGCAAGTATTA carries:
- the murJ gene encoding murein biosynthesis integral membrane protein MurJ, which translates into the protein MGSGKTIARATVVVLGLSLLSRLAGYGRDASIAYRFGSHGPTDAFFVASLIPNAFLGIIGLGLAAVIVPLFAEYAGQNRRQEASRLMSLVINVATIIIIAFALIGMLGAPVIARMMAGGFQPETLQLTARLITIIMPAVIFMVLAGIFQGILNANNVFGPPAAGPVAMNIVIILAALLAGKYYGVYGLTLGAMAGSVIYMLIQIPALRSMNFRYSLYFNLRDPGLRRVLTMVLPVMLSSSVGMIYTMVDWRLASGLIEGSISSLSFANKLISIPQGLFVTAITTAVFPTLSHMMAGEKRGDMAAILQRAIKMVLLLGIPGTVGLIVLREPVVALLYQRGAFDAHATQMTAFALLFYSVGFAGSCLNLPLTRGFFAMQDTRTPFLVLASTLVVKFLFNILLIRFLQHAGLALATSLTALLNMFVLSWILKRRLPGLFGSSFFPFVAGTTTVSVIMGLAVYLLDGCLAGHFAGGFFPLLTRVCLDIAVGGTVFLFLGFLLRLDELRYLFKMGRGLFQARSQIQK